Genomic DNA from Pungitius pungitius chromosome 12, fPunPun2.1, whole genome shotgun sequence:
TGGCACCAATCCGACAGaaggctctctgctgctctgctgtcaGAACCTGGACAACAAGAAGACACAAGTTGAGGGGACGGAGTTGGGACTTgtttaaaagagagagagcactgATTCAGACCTTCACAGTTCACTCTGGCGATATGGAATAGTACATAAATCATTGACATTTTGAGACAAATCTCCATCCACATTCTTTTGATATAGTTGTATTAATGCCAAAAGTTGTTGTATACTCTGCAATAACACACACCCTCTTGTCTACTTGTGCACACTTACCAGACTTAGCCTCGCTCGAGGTTTGCTACCTGCCCATGTTGGACTCCACAGATAAACGGGAGGCTGGAACGAAGGCGAGGACACACCAGAACTTACAGGACTTTGAAAACCTGGAGACAGAAACATACTAATTGTTTGACCGTTTCTATTTTGAGCCTCCATACACATGCTGAATTCACATTGAGCTCTTTCTCAAGTTAATACACAACAATACTATTTTGTCTTATCTAAACACAGTTTCACAGACTCCAACACAGTATTAAGTGAGCATGGTTAAGTGGTACCTGTACTGTGTCCAAGTGATGACTCAGATGGTGTGTGAGCAAGGTTTCGTCCTGGGCAGGAAGGGCTGTCACTCACAGACCTACAATTCCACCCACAAGCACTCCTACACGAAGGCCGCATACAGCCGTGCTCCTTCAGTCTTCTATCCGACTCCTCGAGCTCCTGGACACAGGTGTATAGAGGAGACAAACACTTCAGTGCTGTTACCTCAATCAAAGAGATGAATTCACACTTTAACAACTTTAACAATACTCATTGCAACTATAAAGATTGAGTGTCCATGTGCTGACCAGACAGAGGTGCTGTTGCTCTTTCTCCTGCTCAGCCAGGAGGAGACACATCTGCAAGGAATGCTCCTCCTCCAGACGCCTTTGCATGTCCTCCACAGCCAGTGCTTGCCTCTGGGTCTCCTCTGTTGATTTGCACAAAGAATAGACCTAAAATCATACAATTTTTCTCTTACCTTGAAGCTGTGATAGGAGAAACTATGACCTCAGTGGAAATGACACATTACACAATTTTACTATGTGGGGTTTAGTAAAAAAAGCGTGCATTACAGGAACTGTTCAGGTTAGAGACTCACCTGCTTTGTTGGCTTGTGCTTCAGCTGCATTTCTGAGGACAGTTGGCGTGAGCCTTCCATTGCTTGTCCCCTGAGGGTCATTGGGCTCCATTCTGAGTGTGGCCTGGGCCAAGTCAGAAGCCGTGCAGGGCAGAGATGGTGAGGGATTATCTACTTTACACGACTTGTTCAAGGGGGCTCCAGAGGTGCGCCAACTCGGCGCCATACATGTAACTCCTGCCATGAAACGAGGAACCCTTTCCTGGCTGCGGTCTACGTGCTCAACTCCAGAGTGGTAGTTATGCAGCTTTCCGTCCAAAGTGTGGCAGCGCCGGCGAAATCCTGCCGCCGGATGGTCAAGCTGTCCCTTTGGGCCGAACCCTGCGGCACTAAGGGGTCTAAAGGGCTCCTGCAATGGACTGCTGCCACAATGGCTGGATGGGCGATTGCCACTGCTAACAGCACCACTTTCACTCCCCACTGAGCCGCTGGGACTTGGAGACATTACAGCCCCTGGGAGATATTCTCCCCAATCTGCCATGCCAGCAACTACCCCTGATCTTACTGGACTTCGAGGTATAAGGTCTGCGGGGCCGACGGGGAAGTAAATATGGATGTTTCCTGTAGAAACTGGGCGTGGTTTACGTTTTTGTGCACGGGGGCTAGTGCTGGACTGTGGACTGGGGAGACGAGCATACCTGTCGGGCAGAGTAGGTGAGAGGCAGCAAGACTGTTGGGGACTGGGGTCACACAATGTCTTATACTGGATTTGGGTCTGAGGTTGGCCAATGGGGCTATGGTGCAGACTGAATCCAAACTCAAAACCTGCGTCCCTCATTGGACTgcagctcttcttctccttgtcaGAGATGGTCTCCGGCAGGGGAGTCCTGGTGACTGTGTGGACAACATTTGACTCCTGCTGTGTCTGCTCTCTCTTCACATAATCCCTTGATCTCTTAAGAAGGCTGTCCAAACTaatatcctcctcctcttcctcctcacttttctcttccctctccgTCATCACTTCCTTCACCGCCATGTAGCCATTACGGATGGGAATCTCAGAGCGTGGCTGTTCATTTGTCTGAAGCCTGAGTCCAGGGTCTCTGGGAAGTCCAGGAGAGTCTGTGACCAGGGTGTAGCCACTGAGCGACGTGGATTTAGAAGCTGGCAGCTTTTCAACGTCTTCACTTGGTACTTTAAGTGCCTGTTTAGAGTAATAACAACAATACATTGTGATTACCAAACATCCAATAATTGTAATAATTAAAAGCAAATATAAAGGGAGACCAGCTGATGGAAGGATATGACCCAAACAGCAATGGTGTAAAGCAGTTCATCAATGACATGTAGACAATGAAATGTAACAATATATCGGACAGTCCAGTGTTTTTTCTCAACCAAATGTCATGCACCTAAACTGAAAAAGTAACTTAAATGATCCAAAATAACTTCAGACTTAAGAATGAAGTCCTTTTAGTGTTACACTTGATATTAATTCAGACATCTTAATACACATCGTATGGTTGTGGTACAAACACATCATAAAAGCAGCTGGGGCTGACACACAGTCCTCtcatatatttcaatatttaagacatttaaataaagtgattttatgaaaataaataaaggggcttcctgttttattttctgaGCAGAGAGTGGTGAATGTGGTACATGGATTTATCGTCCCCTTTCCGTTAAATTCTGACAGTGACCACATGTCTTTACCCAGTACACTACTGTGCTACTGACCTGAGCTTGATCCAGTATACCCTGGACCCGGGCCATAAGGATTTTCTTCTGCATGTTCTGCCTGTCCACCTCCAGCTGAACCGCCCTCCGTCTGTGGTCACGCATCTCACTACGCTGCTCTGCACTCAactgggaaaaagaaaacacacaaaagatcaCGAGGAAACATAATTTGAGAACTCGTTATGATTTTTaatacacaaaaaatatttcattatcTTGATTTCTAAACTATTTTCAGTTATTGCTTATAATACAATCAGTCTTACTCTTCCACTAGACTGTGGCAGCTCATGTTTGTGCCTTGTTTGTGTGGCTTATTCCTGAGAACttttggatggatggagggaactTTTGG
This window encodes:
- the LOC119220106 gene encoding LOW QUALITY PROTEIN: centriolar coiled-coil protein of 110 kDa-like (The sequence of the model RefSeq protein was modified relative to this genomic sequence to represent the inferred CDS: inserted 2 bases in 1 codon), whose amino-acid sequence is MVCGGPVMEGYEEFCLRSLAVLQEEGHFKKTTSDPLWPLTPLSAIRFHGKPVLSPLLSAEQRSEMRDHRRRAVQLEVDRQNMQKKILMARVQGILDQAQALKVPSEDVEKLPASKSTSLSGYTLVTDSPGLPRDPGLRLQTNEQPRSEIPIRNGYMAVKEVMTEREEKSEEEEEEDISLDSLLKRSRDYVKREQTQQESNVVHTVTRTPLPETISDKEKKSCSPMRDAGFEFGFSLHHSPIGQPQTQIQYKTLCDPSPQQSCCLSPTLPDRYARLPSPQSSTSPRAQKRKPRPVSTGNIHIYFPVGPADLIPRSPVRSGVVAGMADWGEYLPGAVMSPSPSGSVGSESGAVSSGNRPSSHCGSSPLQEPFRPLSAAGFGPKGQLDHPAAGFRRRCHTLDGKLHNYHSGVEHVDRSQERVPRFMAGVTCMAPSWRTSGAPLNKSCKVDNPSPSLPCTASDLAQATLRMEPNDPQGTSNGRLTPTVLRNAAEAQANKAEETQRQALAVEDMQRRLEEEHSLQMCLLLAEQEKEQQHLCLELEESDRRLKEHGCMRPSCRSACGWNCRSVSDSPSCPGRNLAHTPSESSLGHSTGFQSPVSSGVSSPSFQPPVYLWSPTWAGSKPRARLSLVLTAEQQRAFCRIGAIIRGFLTRRLLKTEKVKHLRQTITDTQEFIRSFQTEAPQKRGLCSAQDRSLQERVRAQLRAALYDIHDIFFEMPLWDRLALLQQDRELRAERKLRDMKQKAKSPKERVVLSAATQRSLDRKKRVSESPSTARKKQQKXESPTTNRVLKPSQGQNSAFPGQLNHQGSCYRKSPEERVRRSDSLKKQHSLG